A stretch of Haloprofundus halophilus DNA encodes these proteins:
- a CDS encoding CBS domain-containing protein yields the protein MSGNATVKEYMTREVSTVSPDDTVADVARRIVESDGHNGFPVCNGRKVEGFVNARDILMADGDAPIFTVMTDDIIVAHPEMKLTDAARVILRSGIQKLPVVDDAGNLVGIISNTDVIRSQIERATPEKVGKLMRTLEQIHDVPVHEERRLISISSLIPTQGRVYADELEGRRYELERGLAEPLVVIDNDGTLLLADGHHRVLAAARSEMDEMDAYVIVVDDVVELGMQRTAEKEGLSSIDDIDIVDYARHPLIETTKRLQ from the coding sequence ATGTCCGGGAACGCCACGGTGAAGGAGTACATGACCCGAGAGGTGTCGACGGTCTCGCCGGACGACACCGTCGCCGACGTCGCCCGCCGAATCGTCGAGAGCGACGGCCACAACGGCTTTCCCGTCTGCAACGGCCGGAAGGTCGAGGGGTTCGTCAACGCCCGCGATATCCTGATGGCCGACGGCGACGCGCCCATCTTCACCGTGATGACCGACGACATCATCGTCGCGCACCCGGAGATGAAACTCACCGACGCCGCCCGCGTCATCCTCCGGTCCGGCATCCAGAAACTCCCCGTCGTCGACGACGCGGGCAACCTCGTCGGCATCATCTCGAACACCGACGTCATCAGGAGCCAAATCGAGCGCGCGACGCCCGAGAAGGTGGGGAAACTGATGCGGACGCTCGAACAGATTCACGACGTGCCGGTCCACGAGGAGCGCCGACTGATCTCCATCTCGTCGCTCATCCCCACGCAGGGGCGCGTCTACGCCGACGAACTCGAAGGCCGCCGGTACGAACTCGAACGTGGCCTCGCCGAACCCCTCGTCGTCATCGACAACGACGGGACGCTGCTTCTGGCCGACGGCCACCACCGCGTGCTCGCCGCCGCCCGCTCGGAGATGGACGAGATGGACGCCTACGTCATCGTCGTCGACGACGTGGTGGAACTCGGGATGCAGCGCACCGCCGAGAAAGAGGGGCTCTCCTCCATCGACGACATCGACATCGTCGACTACGCCCGCCACCCGCTCATCGAGACGACGAAGCGGTTGCAGTAG
- a CDS encoding DUF7543 family protein — protein sequence MGWTRAETTERLTEWKRADGWATIRLRETGAGRWVVRLDRLEQAPEGRTYRRESVETRDAALELVEEWRETFDAPER from the coding sequence ATGGGCTGGACCAGAGCCGAGACGACCGAGCGACTCACCGAGTGGAAACGTGCCGACGGATGGGCGACGATTCGCCTGCGGGAGACGGGCGCGGGCCGGTGGGTCGTTCGCCTCGACCGACTCGAACAGGCCCCGGAGGGGCGGACGTACCGCCGCGAATCCGTCGAGACGCGCGACGCGGCGCTCGAACTCGTCGAGGAGTGGCGAGAGACGTTCGACGCGCCGGAGCGGTGA
- a CDS encoding NAD(P)-dependent alcohol dehydrogenase, with product MRTAVLSEDLQLQIAERDRPEPEDDEVLVRMRSVGICGSDVHYYEHGRIGDYVVDSPLVLGHESAGEVVEVGSAVDDLGVGDRVTLEPGVPCGRDDCEFCRANEYNLCPNVQFMATPPDDGAFAEYVAWPADYAYRLPESVSLRAGALIEPLSVGIHVCRRAGIGLGDAVYISGCGPIGLLAMEVARVAGAEPIVVADVLPSKLERARERGATVVNVAEENPVDAVEEATGGRFADVVVEASGAEQAIGGTLDVVRRGGTVVLVGLAADGVVPFDTNDIIDNELDLLGSFRYRHTYPTAIELLASEQVDVEGIIDFEMALDDVDEAFRRVQAGETVKGMISLG from the coding sequence ATGCGCACGGCTGTACTCTCCGAGGACCTCCAGTTACAGATAGCGGAGCGTGACCGCCCCGAACCCGAGGACGACGAGGTGTTGGTCAGGATGCGGTCGGTCGGCATCTGCGGGTCGGACGTTCACTACTACGAACACGGACGCATCGGCGACTACGTCGTCGACTCGCCGCTGGTGCTCGGTCACGAGAGCGCCGGCGAGGTGGTCGAGGTCGGTTCGGCGGTCGACGACCTCGGCGTCGGCGACCGGGTGACGCTCGAACCGGGCGTCCCCTGCGGGCGCGACGATTGCGAGTTCTGTCGCGCGAACGAGTACAACCTCTGTCCGAACGTCCAGTTCATGGCGACGCCGCCGGACGACGGCGCGTTCGCCGAGTACGTCGCCTGGCCCGCCGACTACGCGTACCGACTCCCCGAGTCGGTGTCGCTGCGGGCGGGCGCGCTCATCGAACCGCTGTCGGTCGGCATCCACGTCTGTCGCCGCGCGGGCATCGGACTCGGCGACGCCGTCTACATCTCCGGTTGCGGTCCCATCGGGCTGTTGGCGATGGAGGTCGCCCGCGTCGCGGGCGCAGAGCCGATTGTCGTTGCCGACGTCCTGCCCTCGAAGCTCGAACGGGCGCGCGAACGCGGCGCGACGGTCGTGAACGTCGCCGAAGAGAACCCCGTCGACGCCGTCGAGGAGGCGACTGGCGGGCGCTTCGCCGACGTGGTCGTCGAGGCGTCGGGTGCGGAGCAGGCCATCGGGGGCACGCTCGACGTGGTTCGTCGCGGCGGCACCGTCGTCCTCGTCGGTCTCGCCGCCGACGGCGTCGTCCCCTTCGACACCAACGACATCATCGACAACGAACTCGACCTGCTGGGGTCGTTCCGTTACCGCCACACCTACCCGACGGCCATCGAGCTGCTGGCGAGCGAGCAGGTCGACGTAGAGGGGATAATCGACTTCGAGATGGCTCTCGACGACGTCGACGAGGCGTTCCGGCGCGTCCAGGCCGGCGAAACGGTAAAAGGGATGATTTCGCTCGGCTGA
- a CDS encoding bacterio-opsin activator domain-containing protein encodes MQRQGVDEDASALLDSAIDTLTDVFFLFDLDGRFLQWNSRLREVTGYSDDEIEQMIPLDFIAPEDRSAITEAIVRVVETGKAQEEASLLTSEDERIPYEFTGALLHDEDGDPVGVSGIGRDITERKRRIEALQRQTSRVETLNRINAVIREVNEALVRTSTREEIEREVCTHLAGERPYRFAWIGERGYDGESVLARTWASGRGFDDATPEEVDAEGKMALAAVETGEVCVADAVDDDAFDPESTAAERGLDSAAAVPLVYRDASYGVLCLYATRSAAFEEDEIAVLRELGETIGYAINAAEKRNALVSDSVVELKFDVTVPGPFFLTVAADADASVSIEGVVTADDGSLSEFVAVEGADSATVVEAAREADGDAVVVAEYDDEAVLRLTPPDATVASVVADLGGVLREAHADGEDGSMTVELPAVADVRSVVTALRDRYPNVSLRAQRERERTNGRGVEFRDALDEALTERQKEVLETAFLAGFFEWPRGSTAEEVAEALGVSPPTFHEHLRRSQGKLLTAYFDGISQNVD; translated from the coding sequence ATGCAGCGACAAGGTGTCGACGAGGATGCGTCGGCGCTGCTCGACAGCGCCATCGACACGCTCACCGACGTATTTTTTCTGTTCGATCTCGACGGTCGGTTCCTGCAGTGGAACAGTCGGCTGCGGGAGGTGACCGGATACAGCGACGACGAGATAGAACAGATGATACCGTTGGACTTCATCGCACCTGAGGACCGCTCGGCTATCACGGAGGCGATCGTTCGCGTCGTCGAGACGGGCAAGGCCCAGGAGGAGGCGTCGCTTCTCACCTCCGAGGACGAGCGCATCCCCTACGAGTTCACGGGCGCGTTGCTCCACGACGAGGACGGCGACCCCGTCGGCGTCTCGGGTATCGGCCGCGACATCACCGAGCGGAAGCGCCGCATCGAGGCGCTCCAGCGACAGACCAGTCGCGTCGAGACGCTGAACCGGATCAACGCCGTCATCCGAGAAGTCAACGAGGCGCTCGTCCGGACGTCGACCCGCGAGGAGATAGAGCGAGAGGTCTGTACTCACCTCGCCGGGGAACGACCGTACCGCTTCGCGTGGATCGGCGAGCGCGGCTACGACGGCGAGTCGGTCCTCGCCCGAACGTGGGCCAGCGGCCGCGGCTTCGACGACGCGACGCCCGAGGAGGTCGACGCCGAGGGGAAGATGGCGCTGGCAGCGGTCGAGACCGGTGAGGTCTGCGTCGCCGACGCCGTCGACGACGACGCGTTCGACCCGGAGTCGACGGCCGCCGAGCGCGGACTCGACTCGGCCGCGGCGGTTCCGCTCGTCTACCGGGACGCGAGTTACGGGGTGCTCTGCCTATACGCGACTCGCTCGGCGGCGTTCGAGGAGGACGAAATCGCGGTGCTGCGAGAACTCGGCGAGACCATCGGATACGCGATAAACGCCGCCGAGAAGCGGAACGCGCTCGTCAGCGACTCGGTCGTCGAACTCAAGTTCGACGTGACCGTCCCCGGACCGTTCTTTCTCACCGTCGCCGCCGACGCTGACGCCTCGGTCTCCATCGAGGGCGTCGTCACGGCCGACGACGGCTCGCTCTCGGAGTTCGTCGCCGTCGAGGGAGCGGACTCGGCGACCGTCGTCGAGGCCGCCCGCGAGGCCGACGGCGACGCCGTCGTCGTCGCCGAGTACGACGACGAGGCGGTCCTCCGGCTGACGCCGCCGGACGCCACGGTCGCGTCCGTCGTCGCCGACCTCGGCGGCGTCCTGAGGGAGGCGCACGCCGACGGCGAGGACGGCTCTATGACCGTCGAACTCCCGGCGGTCGCCGACGTTCGCTCCGTCGTCACGGCGCTTCGAGACCGGTACCCCAACGTTTCGCTCCGCGCCCAGCGCGAACGCGAGCGCACGAACGGCCGCGGCGTCGAGTTCCGCGACGCGCTCGACGAAGCGCTGACCGAACGGCAGAAGGAGGTGCTGGAGACGGCGTTTCTCGCCGGGTTCTTCGAGTGGCCCCGCGGGAGCACGGCGGAGGAAGTCGCCGAGGCGCTCGGCGTGTCGCCGCCGACGTTCCACGAGCATCTCCGCCGCAGCCAAGGGAAACTGCTCACCGCCTACTTCGACGGCATCTCGCAGAACGTCGACTGA
- a CDS encoding S8 family peptidase: protein MDETPTLERRTVLKLTGAASLLPFAGRARAGTLGSLVDDTLDTASDALQEVLVVFESNDDVGLLDSLELVDGYHEFSVLPVGFSRLTGAQIATVADWDEVRYVEANRDLEYFNDDGREVTRAAEVQSDLGYAGENAHVVVIDSGIDGDHPDLAANLDANYQWVGDPLGLTGTETLWLDAGALDTDEIGHGTHCSGTVAGDGSASDGQYKGMAPAATLTSYSTSAGLSILKAAAAFDHMLENGDGSTYQVVSNSYGASSTDDFDPNATLNVASWYAYQADILPVFAAGNSGPGYDTLNDYAKAPHVLGVAATNDRKEVTDFSSRGRDDGSNYDRETALSNLATYYESGEASGPLGIYRTGVAAPGNEIVSTMSPDDPLGATTVDDGELYYASISGTSMACPHVSGIAALVVDAHVAAQGSRPTARELLATVEAEAEDALSSYEPASAGAGFVDAYDAVERAEGGDLATLDETTLV from the coding sequence ATGGACGAAACACCGACGCTCGAAAGACGGACCGTACTGAAACTGACCGGCGCGGCATCGCTGCTCCCCTTCGCGGGTCGGGCGCGGGCGGGGACGCTCGGTTCGCTCGTCGACGACACCTTGGATACGGCGAGCGACGCGCTACAGGAGGTACTCGTCGTCTTCGAGTCGAACGACGACGTGGGTCTGCTCGACTCGCTGGAGCTCGTCGACGGCTACCACGAGTTCTCGGTGCTCCCGGTGGGCTTTAGCCGACTGACGGGGGCGCAGATAGCGACCGTCGCCGACTGGGACGAAGTTCGCTACGTCGAAGCGAACCGCGACCTCGAATACTTCAACGACGACGGCCGCGAGGTGACTCGGGCGGCCGAGGTCCAGAGCGACCTCGGCTACGCCGGCGAGAACGCCCACGTCGTCGTCATCGACAGCGGCATCGACGGCGACCATCCCGACCTGGCGGCGAACCTCGACGCGAACTACCAGTGGGTCGGCGACCCCCTGGGACTCACCGGCACCGAGACGCTGTGGCTCGACGCGGGCGCGTTGGACACCGACGAGATCGGACACGGCACCCACTGTTCGGGCACCGTCGCCGGCGACGGCAGCGCGAGCGACGGCCAGTACAAGGGGATGGCACCGGCGGCGACGCTCACCTCCTACTCGACGAGCGCGGGCCTCTCGATTCTCAAGGCGGCGGCGGCGTTCGACCACATGCTCGAAAACGGCGACGGCTCGACGTACCAGGTCGTCTCGAACTCCTACGGCGCGTCGAGTACCGACGACTTCGACCCGAACGCGACGCTCAACGTCGCCTCGTGGTACGCCTACCAAGCGGACATCCTCCCGGTGTTCGCCGCAGGCAACTCCGGACCGGGGTACGACACGCTGAACGACTACGCGAAGGCGCCGCACGTCCTCGGCGTCGCCGCGACGAACGACCGAAAGGAAGTCACCGACTTCTCCTCGCGCGGCCGCGACGACGGCAGCAACTACGACCGCGAGACGGCGCTGTCGAACCTGGCGACGTACTACGAGTCCGGCGAAGCGTCGGGACCGCTCGGTATCTACCGGACCGGCGTCGCCGCGCCCGGAAACGAGATCGTGAGCACGATGTCGCCGGACGACCCGCTGGGGGCGACGACGGTCGACGACGGCGAACTGTACTACGCGAGCATCAGCGGGACGAGCATGGCCTGTCCGCACGTCTCGGGTATCGCCGCCTTGGTCGTCGACGCCCACGTCGCCGCGCAGGGGAGTCGACCCACGGCCCGCGAACTGCTGGCGACGGTCGAAGCCGAAGCCGAGGACGCGCTATCGAGCTACGAACCGGCCAGCGCCGGCGCCGGATTCGTCGACGCCTACGACGCCGTCGAGCGAGCGGAGGGCGGCGACCTCGCCACCCTCGACGAGACGACGCTCGTCTGA
- a CDS encoding phosphotransacetylase family protein, whose amino-acid sequence MTETLLVTSTQDSTGKTAVTLALGLLAQDRGLSVGYMKPKGTRLQSNVGKTLDEDPMLARELLGTDAEMHEMEPIVYSPTFIQGAVRGRESGEDLAEIVREYYDVLSADTDLMLVEGGGKHTTGGIVDLTDPEIADLLDAKVLLVADYATPADLDDVLAAVDDVRDEGDDRLAGVLFNRVGDAAYDELETEVVSFLESRDVPVLGVVPRERELAGISVADLADELGAELVTDAPTDAYVERFLVGAMGADEALRYFRRTKDAAVITGGDRADVQTAALQAPGVKCLVLTGGHRPSGAVVGRAESEGVPVLVLNADTLSAIDRTEEIIRGGRTRDERTVELMRELLFEHADVDALVPAAADDETDAE is encoded by the coding sequence ATGACCGAAACCCTACTGGTGACCTCGACGCAGGACAGTACCGGAAAGACGGCGGTGACGCTCGCGCTCGGCTTGCTCGCGCAGGACCGCGGCCTCTCTGTCGGCTACATGAAGCCGAAGGGGACGCGACTGCAGAGCAACGTCGGCAAGACGCTCGACGAGGACCCGATGCTCGCGCGGGAACTGCTCGGCACCGACGCCGAGATGCACGAGATGGAACCCATCGTCTACTCGCCGACGTTCATCCAGGGCGCGGTTCGCGGCCGGGAGAGCGGCGAGGACCTCGCCGAGATCGTCCGCGAGTACTACGACGTGCTCTCGGCCGACACCGATCTGATGCTCGTCGAAGGCGGCGGCAAACACACCACCGGCGGCATCGTCGACCTCACCGACCCCGAAATCGCCGACCTGCTCGACGCGAAGGTGCTTCTCGTCGCCGACTACGCGACGCCCGCGGACCTCGACGACGTGCTCGCCGCCGTCGACGACGTGCGCGACGAAGGCGACGACCGACTCGCCGGCGTGCTGTTCAATCGCGTCGGCGACGCCGCCTACGACGAACTGGAGACGGAAGTCGTCTCCTTCCTCGAAAGCCGCGACGTGCCCGTCCTGGGCGTCGTCCCGCGCGAGCGCGAACTCGCCGGTATCTCCGTCGCCGACCTCGCCGACGAACTCGGCGCGGAACTCGTCACCGACGCGCCGACCGACGCCTACGTCGAACGCTTCCTCGTCGGCGCGATGGGCGCGGACGAGGCGCTCCGTTACTTCCGCCGGACGAAGGACGCCGCCGTCATCACCGGCGGCGACCGCGCGGACGTCCAGACCGCCGCGCTCCAGGCACCCGGCGTGAAGTGTCTCGTCCTCACCGGCGGCCACCGACCCTCGGGAGCGGTCGTCGGCCGCGCCGAGTCCGAGGGCGTCCCGGTGCTCGTGCTCAACGCGGACACGCTGTCGGCCATCGACCGCACCGAGGAGATAATTCGCGGCGGTCGCACGCGCGACGAGCGGACCGTCGAACTGATGCGCGAACTGCTGTTCGAGCACGCCGACGTCGACGCGCTCGTCCCGGCGGCGGCCGACGACGAGACCGACGCCGAGTAG
- a CDS encoding acetate--CoA ligase family protein, with the protein MGALSELFAPGRIAVVGATAREGSIGRAITQNLVDDYDGEVVPVNPNYDEVLGLPCVDSVGESDADLAVVVVPPQIAVDAVRDAGESGVNNVVVITAGFGETGSEGAARERELREAAEQYDINLVGPNSLGIMSTPNGMNATFGPDNALEGDLSFMSQSGAFITAVLDWANDEGVGFKDVVSLGNKAVLDETDFVAEWGDDPDTDVVIGYLEGIEEGREFIDTAREVTQSTPILLVKSGKTDAGAQAASSHTGTIAGSDRAYEAGLEQAGVLRASSPQELFDAAQMLANQPLPESKNIAVITNAGGPGVMATDAVGESGLKMATFSDETLDAFGEKLPEEGNIYNPVDVVGDADIDRFRDALDVALADENVGCALVLSAPTAVLDYGELAEATVELREKHGKPVAACFMGGERVDAAESVLREAGIPNYFDPARAVESLDALGEYSDIRKREYDDPVEFDVDREHVRSILEAAADRGDTRIGVEAMDLLDAYGIPIPAGDIVDSPEDAVTAAQEIDGDVVMKIVSPDILHKSDIGGVKVGVEDGEVFDAYEDLVTRARNYQPDATILGVQVQEMVNLDDGVETIVGMNRDPQFGPLLMFGLGGIFVEILEDTTFRVAPVSESEAREMTDEIQTAPLLRGARGRDPVDRDAIVETIQRLSQLVSDFPAILELDINPLVALPEEGDETGVQAVDVRLTIDPDQL; encoded by the coding sequence ATGGGAGCGCTATCTGAACTGTTCGCGCCGGGACGCATCGCCGTCGTCGGCGCGACTGCGCGTGAAGGGTCCATCGGCCGCGCCATCACGCAGAACCTCGTCGACGACTACGACGGCGAGGTCGTGCCGGTGAACCCGAACTACGACGAGGTGCTCGGACTCCCGTGCGTCGACTCCGTCGGCGAGAGCGACGCCGACCTCGCGGTGGTCGTCGTGCCGCCGCAGATCGCCGTCGACGCCGTCCGAGACGCCGGAGAGAGCGGCGTGAACAACGTCGTCGTCATCACCGCCGGGTTCGGCGAAACCGGTAGTGAGGGCGCAGCCCGCGAACGCGAACTTCGCGAGGCGGCCGAGCAGTACGACATCAACCTCGTCGGACCGAACAGCCTCGGAATCATGAGCACACCGAACGGGATGAACGCCACGTTCGGCCCCGACAACGCCCTCGAAGGCGACCTCTCCTTCATGAGCCAGTCGGGCGCGTTCATCACTGCCGTTTTGGACTGGGCCAACGACGAGGGCGTCGGCTTCAAAGACGTCGTCTCGCTCGGCAACAAAGCCGTGTTGGACGAGACCGACTTCGTCGCCGAGTGGGGCGACGACCCCGACACCGACGTCGTCATCGGCTACCTCGAAGGCATCGAGGAGGGCCGAGAGTTCATCGACACCGCCCGCGAGGTGACGCAGAGTACGCCGATTCTGCTCGTCAAATCGGGGAAGACCGACGCCGGCGCGCAAGCCGCGTCGTCGCACACCGGGACCATCGCCGGCTCCGACCGCGCCTACGAAGCCGGACTGGAGCAGGCGGGCGTGCTGCGCGCGTCGTCGCCGCAGGAGCTGTTCGACGCGGCGCAGATGCTCGCCAACCAGCCGCTGCCGGAGTCGAAGAACATCGCCGTCATCACGAACGCCGGCGGCCCCGGCGTGATGGCGACCGACGCCGTCGGCGAATCGGGGCTGAAGATGGCGACGTTCTCCGACGAGACGCTCGACGCCTTCGGCGAGAAGTTGCCCGAGGAGGGGAACATCTACAACCCGGTCGACGTGGTCGGCGACGCCGACATCGACCGCTTCCGCGACGCCCTCGACGTCGCGCTCGCCGACGAGAACGTCGGTTGCGCGCTCGTGCTCTCGGCACCCACCGCGGTGCTCGACTACGGCGAACTCGCCGAAGCGACGGTCGAACTCCGCGAGAAACACGGCAAACCGGTCGCCGCCTGCTTCATGGGCGGCGAGCGCGTCGACGCCGCCGAGAGCGTCCTGCGCGAAGCGGGCATCCCGAACTACTTCGACCCCGCCCGCGCCGTCGAGAGCCTCGACGCCCTCGGCGAGTACAGCGACATCCGCAAGCGCGAGTACGACGACCCCGTCGAGTTCGACGTCGACCGCGAGCACGTCCGGTCGATACTCGAAGCGGCGGCCGACCGCGGCGACACCCGCATCGGCGTCGAAGCGATGGATCTCTTGGACGCCTACGGCATCCCGATTCCGGCGGGCGACATCGTCGACAGCCCCGAGGACGCCGTCACGGCCGCTCAGGAGATCGACGGCGACGTCGTGATGAAGATCGTCAGCCCGGATATCCTCCACAAGTCCGACATCGGGGGTGTCAAGGTGGGCGTCGAAGACGGAGAGGTGTTCGACGCCTACGAGGACCTCGTCACGCGGGCGCGGAACTATCAGCCGGACGCGACGATTCTCGGCGTCCAGGTCCAGGAGATGGTGAACCTCGACGACGGCGTCGAGACCATCGTCGGCATGAACCGCGACCCGCAGTTCGGTCCGCTGTTGATGTTCGGTCTCGGCGGCATCTTCGTCGAGATTCTGGAGGACACGACGTTCCGCGTCGCGCCCGTCTCCGAGAGCGAAGCACGCGAGATGACCGACGAGATTCAGACCGCGCCGCTGCTGCGCGGCGCGCGCGGCCGCGACCCCGTGGACCGCGACGCCATCGTCGAGACCATCCAGCGGCTCTCGCAGCTCGTCTCGGACTTCCCGGCCATCCTCGAACTCGACATCAACCCGCTCGTCGCACTGCCCGAAGAGGGCGACGAGACGGGCGTACAGGCGGTCGACGTGCGACTGACCATCGACCCGGACCAACTATAA
- a CDS encoding SDR family NAD(P)-dependent oxidoreductase, whose translation MGHLSPTFEGDTVVVTGASSGIGRAVALAFADAGATVLNADVREGPKDLDESTPTHELARERGVAAEFLECDVSDPAELEAVVERAREYGGVDVMVNNAGIHVSKRFRDVRPEELRRVHEVNTYGAFFGTQLAAEEMISRGEGGVVVNTASTTMGVAEWEHSHYATTKGAIRMLTRSAALELARHDVRVNAVAPGPVATEITEGWSERAREIGPESDATDQPTLPLRAATPDELPGAYLFLASDDASFVTGETVWVDGGDHVC comes from the coding sequence ATGGGACATCTGTCGCCGACCTTCGAAGGAGACACTGTCGTCGTAACGGGCGCGAGTTCCGGAATCGGACGAGCCGTCGCGCTCGCGTTCGCCGACGCCGGGGCCACCGTGTTGAACGCTGACGTGCGCGAGGGACCGAAGGACCTCGACGAATCCACACCGACGCACGAACTCGCCCGGGAACGCGGCGTCGCCGCCGAGTTCCTCGAGTGCGACGTGAGCGACCCCGCCGAACTGGAGGCCGTCGTCGAGCGCGCCCGCGAGTACGGTGGTGTCGACGTGATGGTCAACAACGCGGGAATCCACGTCAGCAAGCGGTTCCGCGACGTCCGACCCGAGGAGCTACGGCGCGTCCACGAGGTGAACACCTACGGGGCGTTTTTCGGCACGCAGCTCGCCGCCGAGGAGATGATCTCGCGCGGCGAGGGCGGCGTCGTCGTCAACACCGCCTCGACGACGATGGGCGTCGCCGAGTGGGAACACTCCCACTACGCGACGACGAAAGGCGCGATTCGGATGCTCACCCGGAGCGCGGCGCTCGAACTCGCCCGACACGACGTGCGCGTCAACGCCGTCGCGCCCGGTCCCGTCGCCACCGAGATAACCGAGGGGTGGTCCGAGCGCGCCCGCGAGATCGGGCCGGAGAGCGACGCGACCGACCAGCCGACGCTCCCCCTCCGCGCGGCGACGCCCGACGAGCTCCCCGGCGCGTACCTGTTCTTGGCCAGCGACGACGCTTCGTTCGTCACCGGTGAGACGGTGTGGGTCGACGGCGGCGACCACGTCTGCTGA
- a CDS encoding putative manganese transporter → MGNPAVLGQAGLSTELFDIFLASVRDGFVQVSAFVAITVLAFSYIQYRTNGRLIARLESEEKYQPLVGAMMGLTPGCGGAIVMMPLYVRGSVSFGTVVATLIATAGDSAFIILVLAPEAALYAYGLAFVSAVAFGYGIDRFGMGVDRIDRAVARVGRTVTDGGVASPAVGSQVHHYEDAQGCEVDDTVSDAPFLRRLSQAALAVWWVAAIGGLVAGVVYLFRGAPDVPMVAGATFAGAFTVFGLVGTTLSFYLYFVGRRYIGHGHVGRARDTFGNVYETLTHAAMETSFVTVWVLAAYLLYEYGILVTGVDLQLFAAAAGVLAPIGAALVGLIPGCGPQILLATAYAEGAIPFSALTANAISQDGDALFPLLAIDKKAAVVASIYTTVPALVVGIALHVAFGPQFGFGVL, encoded by the coding sequence ATGGGTAATCCCGCCGTGCTCGGCCAGGCCGGACTCTCGACGGAACTGTTCGATATCTTCCTCGCGTCGGTCCGCGACGGTTTCGTTCAAGTCAGCGCGTTCGTCGCCATAACCGTTCTAGCGTTCAGCTACATCCAGTACCGCACGAACGGACGGTTGATAGCGCGACTCGAATCGGAGGAGAAGTACCAACCGCTCGTCGGCGCGATGATGGGGTTGACTCCGGGCTGTGGCGGCGCTATCGTGATGATGCCACTGTACGTCCGCGGAAGCGTCTCCTTCGGTACCGTCGTTGCGACGCTCATCGCGACGGCCGGGGACTCCGCGTTCATCATCCTCGTGCTCGCGCCCGAAGCGGCGCTGTACGCCTACGGACTCGCCTTCGTCTCGGCGGTCGCCTTCGGCTACGGCATCGACCGCTTCGGGATGGGCGTCGACCGCATCGACCGAGCGGTGGCCCGCGTCGGTCGCACGGTGACCGACGGCGGCGTCGCCTCCCCCGCAGTCGGCAGCCAGGTGCACCACTACGAGGACGCGCAGGGCTGCGAGGTCGACGACACCGTCAGCGACGCGCCGTTTCTCCGCCGTCTGAGCCAAGCCGCACTCGCGGTCTGGTGGGTCGCAGCGATAGGCGGACTCGTCGCCGGCGTAGTTTACCTCTTCCGCGGTGCGCCGGACGTACCGATGGTCGCCGGCGCCACCTTCGCGGGCGCGTTCACCGTCTTCGGACTCGTGGGGACGACGCTCTCCTTTTACCTGTACTTCGTCGGCCGTCGGTACATCGGACACGGTCACGTCGGCCGGGCCCGCGACACGTTCGGCAACGTCTACGAGACGCTGACGCACGCGGCCATGGAGACGTCGTTCGTCACCGTCTGGGTTCTCGCGGCCTACCTGCTGTACGAGTACGGTATCCTCGTGACTGGTGTCGACTTGCAGCTGTTCGCCGCCGCGGCGGGCGTTCTCGCACCCATCGGCGCGGCGCTCGTCGGCCTGATTCCCGGCTGTGGACCGCAGATTCTGCTCGCGACGGCGTACGCCGAGGGCGCGATTCCGTTCTCGGCGCTGACGGCCAACGCCATCAGTCAGGACGGCGACGCGCTGTTCCCGCTCCTCGCCATCGACAAGAAAGCCGCCGTCGTCGCCAGCATCTACACGACGGTTCCGGCGCTCGTCGTCGGTATTGCGCTCCACGTCGCGTTCGGACCGCAGTTCGGATTCGGGGTGCTGTGA